In a single window of the Synechococcus sp. MW101C3 genome:
- a CDS encoding LCP family protein: MSPAGPAQAEPGGRPRARLGSRLWKLSLALLAAVGTVVLFERVWSRPDPGLVSSDQAGLNKDLADPPIRPITVLLIGTDADRLDASTNGAAPPGPANADTLLLIRADPGGAMRVLNVPTELAVQVPGQKKVQSLGALYRLGGPALTAGGVGELVGLDPGQPERYVVMPRQVLRSLVDGLGGLELNLDQAVRYHDKTQNYRVDLQGGLQVLKGPQVEQLVRFKGKDDGLSGRRSRQQEVIAGLLEQLGRPDGTAKLAQQVRQLQPLVGTNLTETEMLSLLNVAIQQAHTVRYDKLPLAPTTEPGQTLRQVAPGAEQPLWPAG, encoded by the coding sequence GTGTCACCTGCGGGTCCTGCCCAGGCGGAGCCTGGCGGCCGCCCCCGCGCCCGGCTGGGGTCGCGGCTGTGGAAGCTGAGCCTGGCCCTTCTGGCTGCCGTGGGCACGGTGGTGCTGTTCGAGCGTGTGTGGTCGCGGCCCGACCCCGGCCTGGTCAGCAGCGATCAAGCGGGCCTCAACAAGGATCTGGCCGATCCGCCGATCCGTCCCATCACGGTGCTGCTGATCGGCACCGACGCCGACCGGCTCGATGCCAGCACCAACGGCGCCGCACCCCCCGGCCCCGCCAACGCCGACACGCTGCTGCTGATCCGGGCCGATCCGGGCGGGGCGATGCGGGTGCTGAATGTTCCCACCGAACTGGCTGTGCAGGTGCCCGGTCAGAAGAAGGTGCAGAGCCTGGGGGCCCTTTACCGGCTCGGCGGCCCTGCCCTCACGGCCGGCGGGGTGGGGGAGCTGGTGGGCCTCGACCCTGGCCAGCCTGAGCGCTATGTGGTGATGCCGCGTCAGGTGCTGCGCAGCCTGGTGGACGGCCTGGGCGGGCTGGAGCTGAACCTGGATCAGGCCGTCCGTTACCACGACAAAACCCAGAACTACCGGGTCGATCTTCAGGGCGGGCTGCAGGTGCTGAAGGGCCCGCAGGTGGAGCAGCTGGTGCGCTTCAAGGGCAAGGACGACGGCCTCAGCGGACGGCGCAGCCGCCAGCAGGAGGTGATCGCCGGCCTGCTGGAGCAGCTGGGGCGCCCTGACGGCACGGCGAAACTGGCGCAGCAGGTGAGGCAGCTCCAGCCGTTGGTTGGCACCAACCTGACGGAAACCGAGATGCTGAGCCTGCTCAACGTGGCGATCCAGCAGGCCCACACCGTGCGCTACGACAAACTCCCGCTGGCACCCACCACCGAGCCTGGCCAGACGCTGCGGCAAGTGGCGCCGGGAGCAGAGCAGCCGCTGTGGCCGGCGGGGTAG